The region AAATATTTTAAGCTGTTTGCCTTTTGTTCAGGTTCGAGGCGTTAAACAGAGGGCAAAGCATGAAGCAAGCGTAGGCGGTCTTCGTCCATGGGATAGGGCGGGGTATGGACATTCATGCTGGAGGCACGTTTCGAGCGCGCACAAAAAAGGCCACTCTTTCGAGTAGCCTTTTTTGATGTTTGGTTGCGGGAGCCGGATTTGAACCGACGACCTTCGGGTTATGAGCCCGACGAGCTACCAGACTGCTCCATCCCGCGTCTGTGTGGGCGCATTCTACAGAGGAACGCCGAAGTGTCAACCTTTAATCGCGTAAGCGGTTGAAAAGCCCGGCTTTAATCTGGAGCCCTGACCTTGGCGGGGAGGGCGAAAAACAGGCGGGCACAAAAAAGGCCACTCTTTCGAGCAGCCTTTTAATGTTTGGTTGCGGGAGCCGGATTTGAACCGACGACCTTCGGGTTATGAGCCCGACGAGCTACCAGACTGCTCCATCCCGCGTCTGTGGTGCGCACTCTACAGTGATGTGGGGATGAGTCAACCTTTAATGCATAAATGCAGCAAATAAGGCCGTGCCGCTCGTTTTGTGTGCTGCCGGGTTTATTCGAAAAATAGACGCGCACAAAAAAGGCCACTCTTTCGAGTAGCCTTTTTCGATGTTTGGTTGCGGGAGCCGGATTTGAACCGACGACCTTCGGGTTATGAGCCCGACGAGCTACCAGACTGCTCCATCCCGCGTCTGTGGGGTGGATTCTACAGCGATACGCTGGGGTGTCAAACGTTAATTTAGAAAAAACTGTTCTGGTTCAATCGGTTAGATAATAACTGTGCAAGTGGAAAGGGCTGCAGGCCCTGTGCGCTATGGGTTTGACTCTATCAGAGACAGATGTTCGATTAGTTAAATATATTCAACGTGGATTTTTCCTACGCTTGTCGGGGGTAATCAAGACTACTGGTGCTATATACAGTTCACGATGACATACTGACGCTCTGCATTGCCTACTCTCTTGAAGAACACTGCCTTACATGACGCAGCGCAAAATCATCCACGTCGACTGTGACTGTTTCTATGCCGCTATTGAAATGCGTGATGACCCGAGCCTGGCGAACAAGCCGATGGCGGTGGGTGGCTCTGCGGATCATCGTGGCGTGATTTCTACCTGTAATTACGAAGCGCGGGCGTACGGCATACGCTCTGCGATGGCTTCCCGGCATGCACTCAAGCTGTGTCCGGATCTGATTATCGTCAATGGCCGAATGGACGCCTATAAAGAAGCGTCCCGAGAAATTCATGGCATCTTGCGTGATTACACCGAGCTGATTGAGCCGCTGTCATTGGATGAGGCTTATTTGGATGTTTCCGATAGCCCGCATTTTGCCGGTAGCGCCACGCGTATTGCCCAGGATATCCGGCGCCGGGTTTCCAATCAGCTGCACATCACTGTCTCCGCGGGTGTGGCGCCCAACAAGTTTTTGGCCAAAATCGCCAGTGACTGGAAGAAGCCCAACGGTCTGTTTGTGATTACTCCGGATCAGGTGGATGACTTTGTGTCGGCGCTGCCAGTCAATAAGTTGCATGGCGTAGGCAAGGTGACCGCAGACAAGCTCGGGCGCTTGGGTATCGAAACCTGTCTTCAGTTGCGCGAGTGGAACAAGCTGGCGCTGGTGCGTGAATTTGGCAGTTTCGGCGAGCGGCTATGGGGTTTGGCACGAGGGATAGATGAGCGGTTGGTGCAGAGCGACAGCCGACGTCAGTCTGTGAGTGTTGAAAACACTTACGACACGGATTTACCGGACCTGGCCAGTTGTCTGGAAAAGTTGCCCGAGCTGTTGGCCACTCTGAATGGACGCATTGCGCGTATCGACAGCAGCTATCGCCCAGGCAAGCCGTTCGTCAAAGTGAAGTTCCACGACTTTACCCAGACCACGCTAGAACAGTCCGGTGCCGGGCGGGATCTTGAGAGTTATCAGGGATTGCTGAGTCAGGCGTTTGCGCGCGGCGCCCGGCCCGTTCGGTTACTGGGGCTGGGCGTGCGTTTACAGGATTTAAGTGGTGGGCATGAACAGCTGGAGCTGTTCAAGCGTTAGGCAATCCACCGCTGTAGGCATTGCTTCAGCCAACCCCGGGGTCAGCCACCAGGCGTCCGGCATTTTTGGTCAGGGACTGAAGGAATTCATGCTGTAACTCAGGATCGTTACGCGTGAGTTCGATCAGGCTTTGTTCCAGTTCGCTGGCTTCTTCTTCCAGCCCCAGCTCCGACAGACGCTTGACCCGATGAACCCACTGGCTGACGTCGTCGCCTTCCAGGTCGTCGTAGATCAGGTTGTGCGCTTCCAGCAGTTTGCCCCGAAGGTTGCTGCTGATCGACAGGGTTGAATCAGAGTGGGTTTCGTCCTGGGCATCTTCAACGGTAATGGTCAGTTTGCCGATGCGATTCAGGTCTTGCTCGGCAAACGGGCTGTCCAGCAGGTTGAGACGCAAGATGCCATGCCGGTCGGTGGTGAGCTCATGATTTTGCTTGCCAGCCTTGACCATGACCGGACGCTCGGCCCACGGCAGGCTTGAGTATTCCAGGCGCTTGTCGCGCTGAATATCATCAATTCCCGCCAGGTTCTGCTCGGCACGGCCGTGAGATTGCACGTTCATGGCCGGGTTAAGGCCGGCGAAGCCATAACGTACCCAATCCTTGGTCACGCTGTCCGGCAATTGCCCGAACATAAAGACGTTAAGCACATTGGCACCGACCCCCGCGACCACCGCAACTGCTCCCAGCGGAATCTCATAGACTTCGCGCCAGGGTTGATATGGGGTGTAGCGGTCGTAATGGCGTGTGACATCGAACTCAGTGACCTCAAAGGTCTTTTGTTCATTGATGCGCACACGTCGTTGCGGCAGCTCAAGCACCGAGGGTGATCCAACGTCGATCTGGAGGCTGTGCGCGAGCAGTTTTCGCTCGATGCGCTCCTCGTGCTCGCTGCGTTGCGACATGTGATTGGCACAGCCGCTCAATAGCAGGGCGCCGCACATGGCGGCGCCCCCGAGGGTTAAGGTACTTCGCTTGAACATGACGTCTCTATCTGGATTCAGCGACGGATACGGGCCTGGAGGAACGCAAGCACATCGGCAACGGGCAGCGCTTGAGCGTCTGCTTCGGTGCGGCTCTTGTATTCGAGGTTGCCTTCGGCGAGGCCGCGGTCACTGACCACGATCCGGTGCGGGATGCCGATCAGTTCCATGTCTGCGAACTTGTTACCCGGGCTGGTTTTCTTGTCGCGATCGTCCAGCAGTACTTCAAAACCGGCGGCCGTCAGTTGGGCGTAGAGGTTGTCAGTGGCTTCACGTACGGCTTCGGTTTCGTAACGCAGGGGCACCAGTGCAACCTGGAACGGTGCCAGGGCGTCGCTCCAGATAATGCCGTTGGCGTCGTTGTTCTGCTCGATGGCAGCGGCGACGACACGGGAGACACCGATGCCATAGCAGCCCATCGCCAAGGTGACAGGCTTGCCGTTTTCGCCCAGAACCTGGCACTTCATGGCTTCGCTGTACTTGGTGCCCAGCTGGAAAATATGGCCCACTTCGATGCCGCGCTTGATTTCCAGCGTGCCTTTGCCGTCCGGGCTAGGGTCGCCGGTGACAACGTTACGCAGGTCGGCCACGGTCGGTACAGGCAGGTCGCGTTCCCAGTTCACGCCGAAGTAGTGCTTGTCGTCGATGTTGGCACCCACGCCGAAGTCGCTCATCAGTTCAACCGAACGGTCAATGATGCACGGCAATGGCAGGTTCAGCGGGCCCAGGGAGCCGGCACCGGCGCCGATGGCGGCGAACAGTTCTGCGTCTGAAGCCATGGTCAGCGGGCTGGCTACCAGTGGGTGGTTGGCGGCCTTGATTTCGTTGAGCTCGTGATCGCCACGGATCACCAGAGCGATCAGCTTGCCTGCTTCGGCGGCGTGAACGATCAGCGTCTTGACAGTTTTTTCGATTGGCAGGTTGTAGCCTTCTACCAATTGAGCAATGGTCTTGGCGTCCGGAGTATCGACCAGGCGCAGCTCTTCAGTGGCTGCAGGCCGCGAGGTTTCGGCAGGAACGGCTTCGGCCTTTTCGATGTTGGCCGCGTAGTCGGAACCGTTGCTGAACACGATGTCATCTTCGCCGGACTCGGCCAGAACGTGGAACTCGTGAGAGCCGGCACCGCCAATGGAGCCGTTGTCGGCTTCAACTGGACGGAAGTTCAGGCCCAGGCGGGTGAACACGTTGCAGTAGGCCTGGTGCATGCGGTCGTACGTGACCTGCAGCGATGCCTGGTCAGCATGGAACGAGTAGGCGTCCTTCATGATGAATTCACGGCCACGCATCAAGCCGAAGCGCGGGCGAATTTCATCACGGAATTTGGTCTGGATCTGGTACAGGTTGATCGGCAGCTGCTTATAGCTGTTCAACTCGTTGCGGCACAGGTCAGTGATGACTTCTTCGTGGGTTGGCCCAACGCAGAACTCACGACCGTGGCGATCCTTCAGGCGCAGCAGTTCCGGGCCGTACTCTTCCCAGCGACCGGACTCTTGCCACAACTCAGCCGGCTGGATGCTGGGCATCAACACTTCCAGGGCGCCGGCAGCGTTCATTTCTTCGCGAACAATGGCTTCTGCCTTGCGCATGATCCGCAGGCCCATGGGCAGCCAGGTGTACAGGCCGGAAGCCAGTTTACGGATCATGCCGGCGCGCAGCATCAGCTGGTGGCTGATAACGACCGCGTCTGAAGGCGTTTCTTTCTGTGTGGCGAGCAAATATTGACTGGTGCGCATGGTTAGCCGTTGCCGTTGCTGATGACTAGAAATGACTGGGCATTGTACGGGTGAGACGTGCTTGCGTACAGGGCAGGCGGGGGAGAGCGGCTCCCCCGGGTGTTTACGAGGTTTTTTCGAGGCTGACCGGAGGGTTCAGGCGTGCCCGGCGGTTCTCCTGGAACCAGTGCAGGCTGATCAGCAGCAGTGTCGGAATGCCCATCAGAGCGGTAATGATAAAGAAGTTGTGATAGCCGAACTTCTCGACCAGTACGCCTGAGTAACCGCCCATCAAGCGCGGGAGCAGCAGCATGATTGAGCTGAGCAGGGCGTATTGGGTGGCGGAGAACTTGAGGTTGGTCAGGCTGGACAGGTAAGCCACAAAAGCAGAGGTCGCAAGCCCGGAGCTGAAGTTGTCGAGTGAGATCGTGACCACCAGCATTTGCAGGTTGGGGCCCATGTCGGCCAGCAGCATGAACATGAGGTTGGTGCCTGCAGACGCCGCGCCGCCAATCAGCAAAATGGGCAAAATACCGAACCGCACGATCAGCAAACCGCCCATGCCGGCCCCGACCAGGGTCATGATCAGGCCGAATATCTTGCTGACGCCCGCGATCTGGTCCTTGGTGAACCCTTGGTCGATATAAAACACGTTGGCCATGACGCCCATGACCGTGTCAGACATGCGATAGGTCGCGATCAGGCCGAGCAGCAGCAAAGCTTGCCAGCGGTAGCGCAGGATAAAATCGTTTACCGGGGTCAGCACCGGTGCCAGGCCGCGTCGTCCGATGGACGACAAGCACAGTACCGTGAGCAGGGTGTACAGGATGGCCCGTAAAAAGGCCCGGTCCTCCAGCACCAGATTCATCGGGCTGATGCCCTCGAACAGCACGCCGGCAAAGTCGGTGTTATAGAGCTGGGTGAACATGGCCGGGACTGAAACCAGCAGCACGATCAGTACAAACACGGACGCCAGTTGATGACCAAAGCTGTAACGGCCGGCCGACAATTGGGTGCGTAACGGCACCGGCGGCTCACGCATGAAAAAGCTCGTGAGCAGGGCCGGGACCATCAGCAGGCCGAACAGCACGTAGGTGCCGGTCCAGGCGGAGTGCTTGTAATTGAAACCGGTCGAGCCGAACCCCTCGGCAAAGAACAGGGCGCCGGCGGTTGCCAGCAGGGCGGCTACCCGATAACCGGACATGTAGCTGGCGGCGAGCGCAGCCTGGCGACTGTCCTCGGCGATTTCCAGGCGGTAGGCATCCACCGCAATGTCCTGGGTCGCCGAAGCGAACGACACGACCACAGCAATGGCAATCAGCCACGAAAGGTGTTGTTGCGGGTCGCAAAAGCCCATGCCGACCAGGCCCAGGATCACCAGCGACTGGGAAAGTACC is a window of Pseudomonas taetrolens DNA encoding:
- the dinB gene encoding DNA polymerase IV, which translates into the protein MTQRKIIHVDCDCFYAAIEMRDDPSLANKPMAVGGSADHRGVISTCNYEARAYGIRSAMASRHALKLCPDLIIVNGRMDAYKEASREIHGILRDYTELIEPLSLDEAYLDVSDSPHFAGSATRIAQDIRRRVSNQLHITVSAGVAPNKFLAKIASDWKKPNGLFVITPDQVDDFVSALPVNKLHGVGKVTADKLGRLGIETCLQLREWNKLALVREFGSFGERLWGLARGIDERLVQSDSRRQSVSVENTYDTDLPDLASCLEKLPELLATLNGRIARIDSSYRPGKPFVKVKFHDFTQTTLEQSGAGRDLESYQGLLSQAFARGARPVRLLGLGVRLQDLSGGHEQLELFKR
- a CDS encoding proline--tRNA ligase, giving the protein MRTSQYLLATQKETPSDAVVISHQLMLRAGMIRKLASGLYTWLPMGLRIMRKAEAIVREEMNAAGALEVLMPSIQPAELWQESGRWEEYGPELLRLKDRHGREFCVGPTHEEVITDLCRNELNSYKQLPINLYQIQTKFRDEIRPRFGLMRGREFIMKDAYSFHADQASLQVTYDRMHQAYCNVFTRLGLNFRPVEADNGSIGGAGSHEFHVLAESGEDDIVFSNGSDYAANIEKAEAVPAETSRPAATEELRLVDTPDAKTIAQLVEGYNLPIEKTVKTLIVHAAEAGKLIALVIRGDHELNEIKAANHPLVASPLTMASDAELFAAIGAGAGSLGPLNLPLPCIIDRSVELMSDFGVGANIDDKHYFGVNWERDLPVPTVADLRNVVTGDPSPDGKGTLEIKRGIEVGHIFQLGTKYSEAMKCQVLGENGKPVTLAMGCYGIGVSRVVAAAIEQNNDANGIIWSDALAPFQVALVPLRYETEAVREATDNLYAQLTAAGFEVLLDDRDKKTSPGNKFADMELIGIPHRIVVSDRGLAEGNLEYKSRTEADAQALPVADVLAFLQARIRR
- a CDS encoding AmpG family muropeptide MFS transporter, yielding MPRKTWRAALAAYASPSTLVLLLLGFAAGLPYMLVFSTLSVWLREAGVARETIGYASLIGLAYAFKWVWSPLLDQWRLPLLGKLGRRRSWLVLSQSLVILGLVGMGFCDPQQHLSWLIAIAVVVSFASATQDIAVDAYRLEIAEDSRQAALAASYMSGYRVAALLATAGALFFAEGFGSTGFNYKHSAWTGTYVLFGLLMVPALLTSFFMREPPVPLRTQLSAGRYSFGHQLASVFVLIVLLVSVPAMFTQLYNTDFAGVLFEGISPMNLVLEDRAFLRAILYTLLTVLCLSSIGRRGLAPVLTPVNDFILRYRWQALLLLGLIATYRMSDTVMGVMANVFYIDQGFTKDQIAGVSKIFGLIMTLVGAGMGGLLIVRFGILPILLIGGAASAGTNLMFMLLADMGPNLQMLVVTISLDNFSSGLATSAFVAYLSSLTNLKFSATQYALLSSIMLLLPRLMGGYSGVLVEKFGYHNFFIITALMGIPTLLLISLHWFQENRRARLNPPVSLEKTS